A genomic segment from Etheostoma spectabile isolate EspeVRDwgs_2016 chromosome 11, UIUC_Espe_1.0, whole genome shotgun sequence encodes:
- the LOC116697747 gene encoding RCC1 and BTB domain-containing protein 1 isoform X1 has product MVDATKWPIFSLLGPQELSTIRKACVFGTSANEAIYITNDDEVYVFGLNCSNCLGTGDSQSTIVPKKLDFLSGRKVVSLSYGCGPHILLATEDGELFAWGHNGYSQLGNGTTNQGVVPVLVSANLLNKKVTEVACGSHHSMALTDSGEVYAWGYNNCGQVGSGSTANQPTPRRVSSCLQNKVAVGIVCGQTSSLAVVDNGEVYGWGYNGNGQLGLGNNGNQLTPCRLVALQGLCVQQIVSGYAHSLALTDEGLLFTWGANTYGQLGTGNKSNQLSPVQIMTEKERVVEIGACHSTHTSAAKTQSGQVYMWGQCRGQSVVLPHLTHFACTDDVFACFASPSVMWRLLSMEHDDFLTVAQSLKKEFDNPETADLKFCVDGKYIYVHKAVLKIRCEHFRSMFQSHWNEDMKEVIEIDQFSYPVYRSFLEFLYTDNVELPPEDAIGQNHTHTHTHTRHSLILTDICLYVGCKCCKSVICVSALSGLLDLATSYCENRLKRLCQHIIKRGITVENAFSLLSAAVRYDAEDLEEFCFKFCVNHLTEVTQTAAFWQIDGNLLKDFICRASRCGAFKN; this is encoded by the exons ATGGTGGATGCAACCAAATGGCCCATTTTCAGCCTGTTAGGGCCCCAGGAGCTGTCCACCATACgaaaagcatgtgtgtttggAACGTCTGCTAATGAGGCCATCTACATCACCAACGATGATGAG GTGTATGTGTTTGGGTTGAACTGCAGTAACTGCCTGGGAACAGGGGACAGCCAGAGCACCATTGTACCCAAGAAGCTGGACTTCCTGAGTGGGAGGAAGGTGGTCAGCCTGAGCTACGGCTGTGGACCCCACATCCTGCTGGCCACAGAGG atGGGGAGCTATTTGCCTGGGGTCATAATGGTTACAGCCAACTGGGAAATGGAACAACCAACCAAGGAGTAGTTCCAGTCCTTGTGTCTGCCAACCTGCTCAATAAGAAGGTGACAGAGGTAGCCTGTGGCTCTCACCACTCAATGGCTCTGACCGACTCAGGAGAA GTGTACGCATGGGGCTACAACAACTGTGGTCAGGTGGGTTCAGGCTCCACAGCAAACCAGCCCACACCCCGCAGAGTGTCGAGCTGCCTGCAGAACAAAGTGGCTGTCGGTATCGTCTGTGGGCAGACCTCGTCTCTGGCAGTAGTGGACAATGGAGAG GTGTACGGTTGGGGCTACAATGGGAACGGACAACTGGGACTTGGAAATAATGGGAACCAACTCACTCCCTGTCGCCTTGTAGCTCTGCAGGGTTTATGTGTTCAACAG ATTGTCTCAGGCTATGCCCACTCCCTGGCACTAACAGACGAGGGGTTGCTGTTCACTTGGGGTGCCAACACATATGGACAACTGGGTACCGGCAACAAGAGCAACCAGCTGAGCCCAGTTCAGATCATGACTGAGAAAGAGAG ggtTGTGGAGATTGGTGCCTGTCACTCCACACATACGTCAGCTGCCAAGACTCAGAGTGGTCAGGTGTACATGTGGGGCCAGTGCAGGGGCCAGTCCGTAGTACTGCCTCACCTCACGCACTTCGCCTGTACCGACGATGTCTTTGCATGCTTCGCCTCCCCCTCGGTCATGTGGAGGCTTCTTTCCATGG AGCATGATGACTTCTTGACCGTGGCTCAGTCGCTGAAGAAAGAGTTTGACAACCCAGAGACAGCTGACCTCAAGTTCTGCGTTGACGGCAAATATATCTATGTCCACAAAGCGGTTCTCAAAATCAG GTGTGAACACTTCAGATCCATGTTCCAGTCCCACTGGAACGAAGACATGAAGGAAGTGATTGAAATAGACCAGTTCTCCTACCCAGTGTACCGCTCCTTCCTAGAGTTCCTTTACACAGACAATGTGGAGCTGCCTCCTGAGGATGCTATTGgtcagaaccacacacacacacacacgcacacacgccacAGCCTGATCCTTACTGACATTTGTTTGTATGTAGGTTGTAAATGCTGTAAAAGTGTTATCTGTGTCTCTGCTCTGTCAGGGCTGCTGGACCTGGCCACGTCCTATTGTGAGAACCGGCTGAAACGTTTATGTCAACATATTATAAAGAGAGGAATCACCGTTGAAAACGCCTTCTCTTTGCTCTCAGCGGCTGTGCGCTATGATGCAGAG
- the LOC116697747 gene encoding RCC1 and BTB domain-containing protein 1 isoform X2, with product MVDATKWPIFSLLGPQELSTIRKACVFGTSANEAIYITNDDEVYVFGLNCSNCLGTGDSQSTIVPKKLDFLSGRKVVSLSYGCGPHILLATEDGELFAWGHNGYSQLGNGTTNQGVVPVLVSANLLNKKVTEVACGSHHSMALTDSGEVYAWGYNNCGQVGSGSTANQPTPRRVSSCLQNKVAVGIVCGQTSSLAVVDNGEVYGWGYNGNGQLGLGNNGNQLTPCRLVALQGLCVQQIVSGYAHSLALTDEGLLFTWGANTYGQLGTGNKSNQLSPVQIMTEKERVVEIGACHSTHTSAAKTQSGQVYMWGQCRGQSVVLPHLTHFACTDDVFACFASPSVMWRLLSMEHDDFLTVAQSLKKEFDNPETADLKFCVDGKYIYVHKAVLKIRCEHFRSMFQSHWNEDMKEVIEIDQFSYPVYRSFLEFLYTDNVELPPEDAIGLLDLATSYCENRLKRLCQHIIKRGITVENAFSLLSAAVRYDAEDLEEFCFKFCVNHLTEVTQTAAFWQIDGNLLKDFICRASRCGAFKN from the exons ATGGTGGATGCAACCAAATGGCCCATTTTCAGCCTGTTAGGGCCCCAGGAGCTGTCCACCATACgaaaagcatgtgtgtttggAACGTCTGCTAATGAGGCCATCTACATCACCAACGATGATGAG GTGTATGTGTTTGGGTTGAACTGCAGTAACTGCCTGGGAACAGGGGACAGCCAGAGCACCATTGTACCCAAGAAGCTGGACTTCCTGAGTGGGAGGAAGGTGGTCAGCCTGAGCTACGGCTGTGGACCCCACATCCTGCTGGCCACAGAGG atGGGGAGCTATTTGCCTGGGGTCATAATGGTTACAGCCAACTGGGAAATGGAACAACCAACCAAGGAGTAGTTCCAGTCCTTGTGTCTGCCAACCTGCTCAATAAGAAGGTGACAGAGGTAGCCTGTGGCTCTCACCACTCAATGGCTCTGACCGACTCAGGAGAA GTGTACGCATGGGGCTACAACAACTGTGGTCAGGTGGGTTCAGGCTCCACAGCAAACCAGCCCACACCCCGCAGAGTGTCGAGCTGCCTGCAGAACAAAGTGGCTGTCGGTATCGTCTGTGGGCAGACCTCGTCTCTGGCAGTAGTGGACAATGGAGAG GTGTACGGTTGGGGCTACAATGGGAACGGACAACTGGGACTTGGAAATAATGGGAACCAACTCACTCCCTGTCGCCTTGTAGCTCTGCAGGGTTTATGTGTTCAACAG ATTGTCTCAGGCTATGCCCACTCCCTGGCACTAACAGACGAGGGGTTGCTGTTCACTTGGGGTGCCAACACATATGGACAACTGGGTACCGGCAACAAGAGCAACCAGCTGAGCCCAGTTCAGATCATGACTGAGAAAGAGAG ggtTGTGGAGATTGGTGCCTGTCACTCCACACATACGTCAGCTGCCAAGACTCAGAGTGGTCAGGTGTACATGTGGGGCCAGTGCAGGGGCCAGTCCGTAGTACTGCCTCACCTCACGCACTTCGCCTGTACCGACGATGTCTTTGCATGCTTCGCCTCCCCCTCGGTCATGTGGAGGCTTCTTTCCATGG AGCATGATGACTTCTTGACCGTGGCTCAGTCGCTGAAGAAAGAGTTTGACAACCCAGAGACAGCTGACCTCAAGTTCTGCGTTGACGGCAAATATATCTATGTCCACAAAGCGGTTCTCAAAATCAG GTGTGAACACTTCAGATCCATGTTCCAGTCCCACTGGAACGAAGACATGAAGGAAGTGATTGAAATAGACCAGTTCTCCTACCCAGTGTACCGCTCCTTCCTAGAGTTCCTTTACACAGACAATGTGGAGCTGCCTCCTGAGGATGCTATTG GGCTGCTGGACCTGGCCACGTCCTATTGTGAGAACCGGCTGAAACGTTTATGTCAACATATTATAAAGAGAGGAATCACCGTTGAAAACGCCTTCTCTTTGCTCTCAGCGGCTGTGCGCTATGATGCAGAG